Proteins encoded together in one uncultured Desulfosarcina sp. window:
- a CDS encoding DUF2190 family protein — translation MVERRDFSLEAGADLANHRLIKMSGGKAVYNTATSTDNPIGVSKLNAKNGEDISAHPMNKEGTTEITAAGAIGQGAEVFAAAEGKIQALPASAGDYRRIGLAMSAASGDGSIIEILPYGYTDIVTVS, via the coding sequence ATGGTCGAGAGAAGAGATTTCAGCCTGGAGGCCGGGGCCGACCTGGCCAACCACCGGCTGATCAAGATGTCCGGAGGCAAGGCGGTCTACAATACAGCCACCAGCACTGACAACCCCATCGGCGTTTCCAAATTGAATGCCAAGAACGGCGAGGATATCTCCGCCCACCCCATGAACAAGGAAGGGACCACGGAAATCACCGCCGCCGGCGCCATCGGCCAGGGCGCCGAAGTATTCGCCGCCGCCGAAGGAAAAATCCAGGCCCTGCCCGCCAGCGCGGGCGACTATCGCAGGATCGGTTTGGCCATGTCCGCTGCCAGCGGGGACGGGAGCATCATCGAGATCCTGCCATACGGTTACACCGATATCGTAACCGTCAGCTGA
- the sppA gene encoding signal peptide peptidase SppA: MEITDFAKGSIWGIRAGAMEAMLRRIPSPESLAALSIQFKEDPEEDFDFMLRDGVAIIPVNGTIFKRGSIWSYLYGGTPLSVLNRVLSAALDDDDVEAILLDIDSPGGQVSGTDAFSDLVYSAREQKPVVAFANGTMASAAYWIGSAADRVIVERTAQVGSIGILYMHNDWSKYDADLGIKVTVISAGKYKAVGNNAEPLSDEARAIIQAELDQIYNLFIETVARNRGVDAGAVRSDMADGRVFIGQQAVDTGLADDTGTFNDALDAAVELIPEASGPSFYFSRRSGAVAPGKGFSMKNGQQEKVMPKTADQLAEVFPDLCAEIRKQGEDAADTAAIGKQAVTGEHDRILAIAKIHFGEEVAGKFEAVINTGVTAEQYQAIRPEPVKSEEEKAIEAAKAETLKAIQEAGADNPGAGGGGDDKDFMAVVEETAERKKISKTEAMKIVAKQNPELHQAFLKKANSRPQLVNG, from the coding sequence ATGGAGATCACCGATTTCGCAAAAGGGTCAATCTGGGGGATTCGCGCGGGGGCCATGGAGGCCATGCTCCGGCGGATACCGAGCCCGGAATCCCTTGCCGCCCTTTCCATTCAGTTCAAGGAGGATCCGGAAGAGGACTTTGATTTCATGCTGCGTGACGGCGTGGCCATCATTCCGGTCAACGGGACCATCTTCAAACGCGGTTCGATCTGGTCGTACCTGTACGGCGGGACACCGCTTTCCGTCCTGAACCGGGTGCTTTCCGCCGCCTTGGACGATGACGACGTCGAGGCCATCCTCCTGGACATCGATTCGCCCGGCGGCCAGGTGAGCGGTACCGACGCCTTTTCGGATCTCGTCTATTCCGCCCGCGAGCAAAAGCCGGTGGTGGCGTTCGCCAACGGCACCATGGCGTCGGCCGCCTACTGGATCGGCAGCGCAGCGGACCGGGTCATCGTCGAACGGACCGCCCAGGTGGGCAGCATCGGCATTCTCTACATGCACAACGACTGGTCCAAATACGATGCGGATCTCGGCATCAAGGTCACCGTCATCTCCGCCGGGAAGTACAAGGCGGTGGGGAACAACGCCGAACCTCTGAGCGACGAGGCCCGGGCCATCATCCAGGCAGAGCTGGACCAGATCTACAATCTTTTCATCGAAACCGTGGCCCGGAACCGGGGCGTCGATGCCGGTGCCGTCCGGTCCGACATGGCCGACGGCCGGGTTTTCATTGGTCAGCAGGCCGTGGACACCGGCCTGGCGGACGATACCGGTACGTTCAACGATGCCCTTGACGCCGCCGTGGAGCTGATCCCCGAGGCGAGCGGGCCGTCTTTTTACTTTTCACGAAGATCAGGGGCGGTCGCCCCTGGAAAGGGGTTTTCCATGAAGAACGGACAGCAGGAAAAGGTCATGCCCAAAACGGCCGACCAACTCGCGGAGGTGTTTCCCGATCTGTGCGCCGAGATCCGGAAGCAGGGAGAGGACGCCGCCGATACCGCCGCCATCGGCAAGCAGGCCGTCACCGGCGAACATGATCGGATTCTCGCCATCGCAAAAATCCATTTCGGGGAGGAAGTTGCCGGCAAGTTCGAGGCCGTGATCAATACCGGGGTCACTGCCGAGCAGTACCAGGCGATCCGTCCGGAGCCGGTGAAAAGCGAGGAGGAAAAAGCCATCGAGGCCGCCAAGGCAGAAACCCTGAAGGCCATCCAGGAGGCCGGCGCGGACAATCCCGGCGCCGGCGGCGGCGGTGATGACAAGGACTTCATGGCCGTGGTCGAGGAAACGGCGGAAAGAAAAAAGATCTCCAAAACCGAGGCCATGAAGATCGTTGCGAAGCAGAATCCCGAACTGCACCAGGCATTTTTGAAGAAGGCCAACAGCAGGCCGCAGCTGGTCAACGGATGA
- a CDS encoding phage tail protein, with protein sequence MEVKISKSDLIRAERMLTGIKSGFPKAFKRTLDKTASGTQTDMVAFVRERYNYKAKVLRERITVYKCPSYKHLKSSVRSVGPGVHLTDIAQTRQTSRGVTVNVKKATGRKLIPHAFIAPGRHSGKKIVFIRETIRGRRVGRYPISPIYASHPEVIYNTAENWPEIEKQADARFRKNFDHEVEVVLKGIA encoded by the coding sequence ATGGAAGTCAAGATTTCAAAAAGCGACCTGATCCGGGCCGAGCGGATGCTGACAGGGATCAAGAGCGGGTTCCCGAAGGCGTTCAAGCGGACCCTGGACAAGACGGCCAGCGGCACCCAAACCGACATGGTTGCATTCGTGCGGGAGCGCTACAACTACAAGGCCAAGGTATTGCGCGAGCGGATCACGGTTTACAAATGCCCCTCCTACAAGCACCTCAAATCAAGCGTCCGGTCAGTGGGTCCCGGGGTTCATCTGACGGACATCGCCCAGACCCGGCAGACAAGCCGCGGCGTCACGGTCAACGTGAAGAAGGCCACCGGGAGGAAACTGATTCCCCATGCCTTCATCGCCCCCGGGCGACATTCCGGGAAGAAGATCGTTTTCATCCGGGAAACAATCCGGGGCAGACGGGTCGGCCGGTACCCGATTTCTCCCATTTATGCCTCGCATCCGGAAGTCATCTACAACACCGCCGAGAACTGGCCGGAGATCGAAAAACAGGCCGATGCGCGGTTCAGGAAGAATTTCGACCATGAGGTCGAAGTCGTTTTGAAAGGCATTGCGTAA